A single genomic interval of Spinacia oleracea cultivar Varoflay chromosome 6, BTI_SOV_V1, whole genome shotgun sequence harbors:
- the LOC130463745 gene encoding DNA-directed RNA polymerase II subunit RPB7-like has translation MYFHIVLEKTIEIESRHFGHRFRDNIISKLIIDVEGTCSERHGFVVAVTGIEDIGKGLGCVWALIRDNGTAFVTFPVKFKCLVFRPFKGEIVEAVITMVNRMGFFTEVSPVQVFVSNHLIPDDMEFQSIDTPTYSTSDGLVKIQKDTEVRLKIIGTRVDTEEIFCIGAMKEDYMGVR, from the exons ATGTATTTTCATATAGTTCTAGAAAAAACTATAGAGATAGAGTCTCGCCACTTTGGCCATCGGTTTCGCGACAACATCATCTCCAAACTCATTATAGACGTTGAGGGTACTTGCAGCGAACGTCATGGATTTGTGGTGGCAGTTACAGGAATCGAGGATATAGGCAAAGGTTTAGGttgtgtttg GGCCTTAATTAGGGATAATGGAACTGCTTTTGTTACTTTCCCTGTCAAGTTTAAATGTCTCGTCTTTCGTCCTTTTAAGGGTGAGATCGTTGAAGC tgtTATTACTATGGTTAACAGG ATGGGTTTCTTTACCGAGGTTAGTCCTGTTCAAGTTTTCGTGTCTAATCAT CTAATACCCGATGATATGGAATTCCAATCTATAGACACACCCACTTATTCTACTTCAGATGGCTTG GTAAAGATTCAGAAGGATACCGAAGTCCGACTCAAAATTATTGGTACTCGTGTTGATACCGAAGAAATC TTTTGCATAGGCGCAATGAAAGAAGATTATATGGGCGTGAGATAG
- the LOC110784381 gene encoding uncharacterized protein, giving the protein MTFVGNGDNNKNDVVAVPELTTLRVSDKDEFYVNLVQYEEEEDSMEEDRCLSEPSTPRIRCHFFCKWIKFFFIFVFVAGLAFVVFKWIAPFLMDKGIIPILNWERSSFSTPVLALIIFTTVALFPTILLPSSPSMWVAGMTFGYGYGFLIIMPAMMIGVSLPYLVGSLFYHKIQGWMEKYPKRASIIRLAGEGGWFDQFRAVALIRVSPFPYIIYNYCAVATNVKYGPYIFGSVLGNVPDVLVAIYTGILIKTLADASGQKHSLSAQEIIMNVVGFAATVATTIICTILAKRRLKTMPIEDEPLLQ; this is encoded by the exons ATGACTTTTGTCGGCAACGGAGACAACAATAAAAACGACGTCGTCGCCGTGCCGGAGCTAACAACCTTAAGGGTCTCCGACAAAGATGAGTTTTATGTTAATTTAGTGCAATacgaggaagaagaagactCAATGGAGGAGGATCGTTGTTTGTCGGAGCCTTCAACACCCAGAATACGATGTCACTTTTTCTGTAAATGGATTAAGTTTTTCTTCATTTTCGTCTTCGTTGCTGGTCTCGCTTTTGTTGTTTTCAAATGGATTGCACCGTTTTTAATGGACAAG GGAATAATTCCGATTCTTAACTGGGAGAGATCTTCGTTTAGCACCCCTGTTTTGGCACTTATAATCTTTACTACAGTGGCATTGTTCCCTACCATTCTATTGCCTTCATCCCCTTCCATGTGGGTGGCTGGGATGACTTTTGGTTATGGATACGGCTTCCTAATAATTATGCCAGCTATGATGATTGGTGTTTCTCTTCCATACCTTGTCGGTTCCCTCTTCTACCACAAAATACAA GGTTGGATGGAAAAGTATCCAAAGAGAGCTTCCATCATTAGATTAGCTGGCGAGGGAGGATGGTTTGACCAGTTTCGTGCTGTGGCATTGATAAGAGTTTCTCCTTTCCCCTACATTATATACAATTATTGTGCTGTCGCAACGAATGTCAAATACGGGCCTTATATATTTGGATCAGTGTTGGGAAATGTGCCTGACGTTTTGGTTGCGATATACAC TGGTATTTTGATCAAAACATTGGCAGATGCATCAGGCCAAAAGCATTCACTCTCAGCACAGGAGATTATTATGAACGTGGTTGGGTTTGCTGCGACAGTTGCTACTACAATCATCTGCACAATTCTTGCAAAAAGACGGCTCAAGACAATGCCGATTGAGGATGAGCCACTTCTGCAGTAA
- the LOC110784380 gene encoding DNA-directed RNA polymerase II subunit RPB7, translated as MVVLLRHYSIDIRQSSIMYFHIALEKTVEIESRHFGHRLRDNIISKLIKDVEGTCSERHGFVVAVTGIEDIGKGLIRDNGTAFVIFPVKFKCLVFRPFKGETVQAVVTMVNKMGFFAEVGPVQIFVSNHLIPDDMEFQSADTPTYSTSDGLVKIKKDTEVRLKIIGTRVDTKEIFCIGAMKEDYMGVI; from the exons ATGGTAGTACTACTGAGACACTACTCGATCGATATTCGACAATCATCAATCATGTATTTCCATATAGCTCTAGAAAAAACTGTAGAGATAGAGTCTCGTCACTTTGGTCATCGTCTTCGAGACAACATCATCTCCAAACTCATTAAAGACGTGGAGGGTACTTGCAGCGAACGTCATGGATTTGTGGTGGCAGTTACAGGAATCGAGGATATTGGCAAAGGTTTAATTAGGGATAATGGAACTGCCTTTGTCATTTTCCCTGTCAAGTTTAAATGTCTCGTCTTTCGTCCTTTTAAGGGTGAGACCGTTCAAGCTGTTGTTACTATGGTTAACAAG ATGGGATTCTTTGCCGAGGTTGGTCCTGTTCAAATTTTCGTGTCTAATCAT TTAATACCCGATGATATGGAATTCCAATCTGCAGACACACCCACTTATTCTACTTCAGATGGTTTG GTTAAGATTAAGAAGGATACTGAAGTTCGACTCAAAATTATTGGTACTCGGGTTGACACCAAAGAAATC TTTTGCATAGGCGCAATGAAAGAAGATTACATGGGTGTGATATAG